A single genomic interval of Deltaproteobacteria bacterium harbors:
- a CDS encoding LysM peptidoglycan-binding domain-containing protein produces MTQRRRPPARSLLVACGLLLAVLLDTRPSAAQRVVHRVRFGENLASIAKTYYGDPSYASLLALINGGDPGSSLSAGERIRVPTAWSYTVSKPSTVVALAKRLVGDRRRAPALSAFNNLGKRKKLKAGQTLWVPFTVTHVVAADETFAAIAQRYHGKATHARLIAAWNFIEATQPASGAQLEVPIGHVRILPVRLQELVSSQLLGVQLDGPSEDREALQEANALLRRGRYWEVPMRLVRLLAREQSSDAHVAEIYKLLAIAYVALDQHALAVSCFEEALLRQPTLTLDAVIVSPKVIRAYMDARSKRRGNTP; encoded by the coding sequence GTGACGCAGCGCCGACGACCGCCCGCCCGCTCGCTCCTCGTCGCGTGCGGCCTGCTCCTGGCCGTGCTGCTCGACACGCGGCCTTCCGCGGCACAGCGGGTAGTGCACAGGGTGCGCTTCGGCGAGAACCTGGCCAGCATCGCCAAGACCTACTACGGGGACCCCTCGTACGCGTCGCTCCTCGCCCTCATCAACGGCGGCGACCCGGGGAGCTCGCTCTCGGCGGGGGAGCGCATCCGGGTCCCCACGGCGTGGAGCTACACCGTCTCCAAGCCCTCGACCGTGGTGGCCCTCGCGAAACGGCTCGTCGGCGACCGCCGTCGCGCCCCGGCGCTGTCGGCCTTCAACAACCTCGGCAAACGCAAGAAGCTCAAGGCGGGGCAGACGCTCTGGGTGCCCTTCACAGTGACCCACGTGGTCGCCGCGGACGAAACGTTCGCCGCCATCGCGCAGCGCTACCACGGGAAGGCGACCCACGCCCGGCTCATCGCCGCGTGGAACTTCATCGAGGCCACACAACCCGCCTCGGGGGCGCAGCTCGAGGTCCCGATCGGACACGTGCGCATCCTCCCGGTGCGGCTGCAGGAGCTCGTGAGCAGCCAGCTGCTCGGGGTGCAGCTCGACGGCCCGTCGGAGGACCGCGAAGCGCTCCAGGAAGCGAATGCCCTGCTCCGCCGCGGCCGCTACTGGGAGGTCCCGATGCGCCTCGTGCGGCTGCTCGCGAGGGAGCAGTCCTCCGACGCGCACGTAGCCGAGATCTACAAGCTCCTCGCCATCGCCTACGTCGCGCTCGACCAGCACGCTCTGGCCGTCAGCTGCTTCGAGGAGGCGCTGCTGCGCCAACCCACGCTCACGCTGGACGCCGTGATCGTCTCCCCCAAGGTGATCCGCGCCTACATGGACGCGCGGAGCAAGCGCCGCGGCAACACCCCCTGA
- a CDS encoding serine/threonine protein kinase, whose translation MIDRVGNYRITDEIGSGGMAVVYKGIQESLGRTVAIKALKTSVSEDPSAVARFEREALSVASFQHENIITLYDFFKERGALFMVMEYVEGIDLYDLLERCRPLPVDVAVIMALQVARALDYAHFRGVIHRDVKPANVMISNSGEVKLTDFGIARTEQSDLTEMGVGLGTPAYMSPEQVIGDRLDHRSDLWSLGVVLYQMVTGRKPFVEDDERTVMQRIRLEDPEWPRKLNPGIPKELERIITRCMQKKPEERYASSQELIVGLEQFLATHVAQNYRARLVRFLREQEVISADLTSATLHPALIGEYLTRRNRARAKWPLRTSAIAGALLLGGVAVGALGYAGISGRSGTTAKQAAATPCANAVAAPASEGQLHVLAYPWARVEVDGKLLATTPFQTPLTLKAGRHKVRLTNPYFEPVERDVAIAAGRITTLTEALTRAKGVADGGAP comes from the coding sequence GTGATCGATCGCGTCGGCAACTATCGCATCACGGACGAGATCGGCAGCGGGGGGATGGCCGTCGTGTACAAGGGGATCCAGGAGTCCCTGGGTCGCACGGTGGCCATCAAGGCCCTCAAGACCTCCGTCTCCGAGGATCCGAGCGCGGTGGCCCGCTTCGAGCGCGAGGCGCTCTCCGTCGCGTCGTTTCAGCACGAGAACATCATCACGCTCTACGACTTCTTCAAGGAGCGCGGCGCCCTCTTCATGGTCATGGAGTACGTCGAGGGGATCGACCTCTACGACCTCCTCGAACGCTGCAGACCCCTCCCCGTGGACGTGGCCGTGATCATGGCCTTGCAGGTCGCGCGCGCACTCGACTACGCGCACTTCCGCGGCGTGATCCACCGCGACGTCAAGCCCGCCAACGTGATGATCTCCAACTCCGGCGAGGTGAAGCTGACGGACTTCGGCATCGCCCGTACGGAGCAGTCCGATCTCACCGAGATGGGCGTCGGCCTCGGCACCCCCGCCTACATGTCTCCGGAGCAGGTCATCGGGGACCGACTCGACCATCGCAGCGACCTCTGGTCCCTCGGCGTCGTGCTCTACCAGATGGTCACGGGGCGCAAGCCCTTCGTCGAGGACGACGAGCGGACGGTGATGCAGCGCATCCGCCTCGAGGACCCGGAGTGGCCGCGCAAGCTGAACCCCGGCATCCCGAAGGAGCTCGAGCGCATCATCACGCGCTGCATGCAGAAGAAGCCCGAGGAGCGCTACGCCTCGAGCCAGGAGCTGATCGTCGGCCTCGAGCAGTTTCTGGCCACGCACGTGGCGCAGAACTACCGCGCGCGGCTCGTGCGGTTTCTGCGCGAGCAGGAGGTCATCTCCGCCGACCTCACCTCCGCCACGCTCCACCCGGCGCTGATCGGCGAGTACCTGACGCGCCGGAACCGGGCCCGGGCCAAGTGGCCCCTTCGCACGTCGGCCATCGCGGGGGCGCTGCTCCTCGGCGGCGTGGCCGTGGGCGCCCTCGGCTACGCGGGGATCAGCGGACGCTCCGGCACGACCGCGAAGCAGGCGGCCGCGACCCCCTGCGCCAACGCGGTTGCGGCGCCGGCGAGCGAGGGGCAACTCCACGTGCTCGCCTATCCCTGGGCGCGGGTCGAGGTGGATGGCAAGCTGCTCGCCACGACCCCCTTTCAGACGCCGCTCACGCTCAAGGCCGGGCGCCACAAGGTGCGACTGACCAATCCCTACTTCGAGCCGGTCGAGCGTGACGTGGCGATCGCCGCCGGCCGCATCACGACCTTGACCGAGGCGCTGACGCGCGCCAAGGGCGTCGCCGACGGAGGCGCACCGTGA
- a CDS encoding protein kinase, whose translation MTTPAAALPAGTILGERYELLRVIGRGAMGTVYEARHLVLGRRLAVKVLNPDAGTATLRERFFHEARAAGAITHEHIVQVHDFGLVEGSDQPYLVMEYVDGETLDAYLQREAPVPPEDAVELGAQVLSALALVHGAGLMHRDIKPANIMLARGRRPRLFAKLLDFGIARALHGDWHRPDLTRVDQVLGTPAYLSPEQAAGGPVDARWDLWAVATIMYELLSGELPFRLESMQQVAEDIANCRLIPLRQRRPELPAWLLEVLERAHHPAMGMRYPNATSFLQALELKRAGGPGEADWGTLTTPFMRVTSLPPPAELMSRLSATSPRRAPESPKPASAGPSAVELRPANETRGRQASSAGTWEDLNTSPEGLYPATREASGSLDDLQDADERTRAVPRLAGPAASSPPKARRGPPVPEELRLEPETSSEDVPLPSMSVTRNPRGLATAAGQQRTWLVVGLAALLLVAATTILVLVLVE comes from the coding sequence ATGACCACCCCGGCGGCGGCGCTGCCGGCGGGGACGATCCTCGGTGAGCGATACGAGCTCCTGCGGGTCATCGGCCGCGGGGCCATGGGGACCGTCTACGAGGCCCGGCACCTCGTCCTGGGGCGCCGCCTCGCGGTGAAGGTCCTGAATCCCGACGCCGGGACCGCGACGCTCCGCGAACGCTTCTTCCACGAGGCCCGCGCGGCGGGCGCCATCACGCACGAGCACATCGTCCAGGTACACGACTTCGGGCTAGTGGAGGGGAGCGACCAGCCTTACCTGGTGATGGAGTACGTGGACGGGGAGACCCTCGACGCGTACCTCCAGCGGGAGGCGCCGGTGCCGCCGGAGGACGCGGTCGAGCTCGGGGCCCAGGTCCTCTCGGCGCTGGCGCTGGTCCACGGCGCGGGGCTCATGCACCGTGACATCAAGCCCGCGAACATCATGCTCGCGCGCGGAAGGCGTCCCCGACTCTTCGCCAAGCTCCTCGACTTCGGCATCGCGCGGGCGCTGCACGGGGACTGGCATCGGCCGGACCTCACGCGCGTAGATCAGGTGCTCGGCACGCCGGCCTATCTGTCACCCGAGCAGGCCGCGGGGGGCCCGGTGGATGCGCGCTGGGACCTCTGGGCCGTGGCGACGATCATGTACGAGCTCCTCTCGGGGGAGCTCCCGTTTCGGCTCGAGAGCATGCAGCAGGTCGCCGAGGACATCGCGAACTGCCGGCTCATCCCGCTGCGGCAGCGGCGGCCGGAGCTGCCCGCGTGGCTCCTCGAGGTGCTCGAGCGTGCGCATCACCCGGCGATGGGAATGCGCTATCCGAACGCGACCTCGTTCCTCCAGGCGCTCGAGCTCAAGCGCGCGGGGGGACCGGGCGAGGCGGACTGGGGCACGCTCACCACGCCCTTCATGCGGGTCACGTCGCTTCCGCCGCCCGCGGAGCTCATGAGCCGCCTGTCTGCCACCTCGCCCCGACGTGCCCCGGAGTCGCCGAAACCGGCCAGCGCGGGTCCGTCGGCGGTGGAGCTCCGGCCGGCGAACGAGACGCGCGGGCGCCAGGCGTCCTCGGCAGGGACCTGGGAGGATCTGAATACCTCACCGGAGGGGCTCTACCCGGCGACGCGGGAGGCGAGCGGCTCGCTCGACGACCTCCAGGATGCGGACGAGCGGACGCGCGCCGTGCCGCGGCTGGCCGGTCCCGCGGCGAGCAGCCCCCCGAAGGCGCGTCGCGGGCCCCCCGTGCCCGAGGAGCTGCGCCTAGAACCCGAGACCAGCTCCGAGGACGTGCCCCTTCCGTCCATGAGCGTGACGCGCAACCCGCGCGGGCTCGCGACGGCCGCGGGCCAGCAGCGGACCTGGCTCGTCGTCGGTTTGGCCGCGCTGCTCCTCGTCGCCGCGACGACGATCCTCGTGCTGGTCCTCGTGGAGTAG
- a CDS encoding PilZ domain-containing protein, which yields MDDPELNRLAAELLDLERQRHGAPLPESGSARRQALISALMDRLNQHPGDERRRFLRIPAQIEVRFRVGGASITCAATEMGLGGLALAGHLWVIDQPIVLEELSLGGKRFPLECTCRVAWKIDDEDGQPKAGLQFVEPSSDARKQLRAIFEELFLQYLATLAQDGP from the coding sequence ATGGACGACCCCGAGCTGAACCGGTTAGCCGCCGAGCTCCTCGACCTCGAACGCCAGCGACACGGAGCTCCTCTGCCCGAGTCGGGGTCCGCGCGCCGGCAGGCGCTGATCTCGGCGCTCATGGATCGTCTGAACCAGCACCCGGGGGACGAGCGGCGGCGCTTCCTGCGCATCCCGGCGCAGATCGAGGTGCGCTTCCGCGTCGGTGGGGCGAGCATCACCTGCGCCGCGACGGAGATGGGCCTCGGCGGCCTGGCCCTCGCAGGCCACCTCTGGGTCATCGATCAACCGATCGTCCTCGAGGAGCTCTCTCTCGGGGGGAAGCGGTTCCCGCTGGAGTGCACGTGCCGCGTGGCGTGGAAGATCGACGACGAGGATGGCCAGCCCAAGGCCGGGCTTCAGTTCGTCGAGCCGTCGAGCGACGCTCGAAAGCAGCTCCGCGCGATCTTCGAGGAGCTCTTCCTCCAGTATCTCGCTACGCTCGCGCAGGACGGCCCGTAG
- a CDS encoding AI-2E family transporter produces the protein MRDPQDDSAASPPSAAPDTSGPAGGSKAQPGALRWAAILLSLGAALMVWPLWPPLVLAAWFAGLARPLMMALSRLTRGRQRVAAVVTVALLLLVLVPIGLFIALLVSAGAELLQTLLRSQGGKNALEAIVSGGGDAGHRLALSDLFSLAKQYGERAFVLVTSIAWATATGILGTVVFVLAAYTFLARGEKVTTWLEAHLPLAPANFRRFAAAFNETGRGLVVGVGLTSIIQGVAATVAYLALGIPRAFVLGVLTAVSSLIPAVGTALVWGPVAVGLALTGRWGRAIVMASIGLFVIGLADNVLRPLLSRHGSLRLPTFVLLVAMFGGLATLGGWGLLLGPLLVRLAVEAVSIERDQRLTR, from the coding sequence ATGCGGGACCCCCAGGACGACAGCGCGGCCTCACCGCCCTCCGCGGCCCCCGATACCTCCGGCCCGGCCGGTGGGTCGAAGGCGCAACCCGGGGCCCTCCGCTGGGCCGCGATTCTCCTCTCTCTCGGCGCCGCGCTCATGGTCTGGCCGCTGTGGCCGCCGCTGGTCCTGGCCGCCTGGTTTGCCGGCCTCGCGCGTCCGCTCATGATGGCGCTCAGCCGCCTCACGCGGGGCCGGCAGCGCGTGGCTGCCGTGGTCACCGTGGCGCTCTTGCTGCTCGTCCTCGTGCCCATCGGGCTTTTCATCGCGCTGCTGGTCTCGGCCGGCGCGGAGCTCCTCCAGACCCTGCTCCGGTCGCAGGGCGGCAAGAACGCGCTCGAGGCGATCGTCTCGGGCGGGGGTGACGCGGGCCACCGGCTGGCGCTGTCCGACCTGTTCAGCCTCGCGAAGCAGTACGGCGAGCGCGCCTTCGTCCTGGTGACCAGCATCGCCTGGGCCACCGCAACCGGCATCCTCGGGACGGTCGTGTTCGTGCTCGCGGCCTACACCTTTCTCGCCCGGGGAGAGAAGGTCACCACCTGGCTCGAGGCCCACCTGCCCCTCGCCCCGGCGAACTTCCGCCGCTTCGCGGCCGCCTTCAACGAGACCGGGCGCGGCCTCGTGGTAGGCGTCGGGCTGACCAGCATCATCCAGGGCGTCGCGGCGACCGTCGCCTACCTGGCACTCGGCATTCCACGCGCCTTCGTGCTCGGCGTGCTGACCGCGGTCTCGTCGCTGATCCCGGCGGTGGGCACGGCGCTCGTTTGGGGGCCGGTCGCCGTGGGACTGGCGCTCACGGGCCGGTGGGGTCGGGCCATCGTCATGGCGTCCATCGGGCTCTTCGTGATCGGTCTCGCGGACAACGTGCTCCGCCCTCTGCTGTCTCGCCACGGGAGCCTGCGCCTGCCGACCTTCGTCTTGCTCGTGGCCATGTTCGGGGGCCTCGCAACCCTCGGCGGGTGGGGCCTGCTGCTGGGTCCCCTGCTCGTGCGGCTGGCCGTCGAAGCGGTCTCCATCGAGCGCGACCAGCGTCTGACGCGTTAG
- the bfr gene encoding bacterioferritin, with translation MHGHEQMITTLNKLLREELTAINQYMVHSEMCENWGYKRLHQDIHKRAIDEMKHAHKLIGRILFLEGTPTVSKLDAVNIGKDVKAILESDLSSENASVPSYNAAVVQAQEVRDSGTRELLEDILKDEERHLDWLEAQRDQVAQMGIQNYLARQCGK, from the coding sequence ATGCACGGCCACGAGCAGATGATCACGACCTTGAACAAGCTCCTCCGCGAGGAGCTCACCGCCATCAACCAGTACATGGTTCACTCGGAGATGTGTGAAAACTGGGGCTACAAGAGGCTCCACCAGGACATCCACAAGCGCGCGATCGACGAGATGAAGCACGCGCACAAGCTGATCGGCCGCATCCTGTTCCTCGAGGGCACGCCCACGGTCAGCAAGCTGGACGCGGTGAATATCGGGAAGGACGTGAAGGCCATCCTCGAGTCCGACCTGAGCTCCGAGAACGCCTCCGTGCCGAGCTACAACGCGGCCGTGGTCCAGGCCCAGGAGGTCCGGGACAGCGGCACGCGCGAGCTTCTCGAGGACATCCTGAAGGATGAAGAGCGTCACCTGGACTGGCTGGAGGCCCAGCGCGATCAGGTGGCGCAGATGGGGATCCAGAACTACCTGGCCAGGCAGTGCGGCAAGTAG
- a CDS encoding alpha/beta hydrolase, with amino-acid sequence MSTMTTKDGTQLYYKDWGSGQPVVFSHGWPLNADSWEAQMVFLAAHGYRCIAHDRRGHGRSSQPGEGNDMNTYANDLAALVEALDLSRVFLVGFSAGGGEVARYLGLHGSKRVAKAALIAAVPPLMLRTAENPDGVPMEVFDGIRRGAIADRSQLYKDLASGPFFGANRPGAKVSPGVIDAFWLRGMQAGHKNAFDCIKAFSETDFTEDLKKFDVPTLIVHGDDDQIVPIGAAALRSSKLVRNSTLKIYAGAPHGLTDTHKDRLNADLLGFLEA; translated from the coding sequence ATGAGCACGATGACGACCAAGGACGGAACGCAGCTCTATTACAAGGACTGGGGCAGTGGGCAGCCCGTCGTGTTCAGTCACGGCTGGCCGCTCAATGCCGATAGCTGGGAGGCGCAGATGGTCTTCCTGGCGGCCCACGGCTATCGCTGCATCGCCCATGACCGCCGGGGACATGGGCGCTCGAGCCAGCCTGGGGAGGGGAACGACATGAATACCTACGCCAACGATCTCGCGGCGCTCGTCGAAGCGCTCGACCTGAGCCGCGTGTTCCTCGTCGGATTTTCCGCCGGTGGGGGTGAGGTGGCCCGGTACCTTGGCCTCCACGGGTCGAAGCGCGTGGCCAAAGCGGCCCTCATCGCGGCCGTCCCGCCGCTCATGTTGAGGACGGCGGAGAATCCCGACGGGGTGCCCATGGAGGTCTTCGACGGGATTCGACGCGGCGCGATCGCCGACCGCTCGCAGCTCTACAAGGACCTCGCCAGCGGCCCGTTCTTCGGCGCCAACCGGCCCGGTGCCAAGGTCTCGCCGGGCGTGATCGACGCGTTCTGGCTCCGAGGGATGCAGGCCGGTCACAAGAACGCCTTCGACTGCATCAAGGCCTTCTCCGAGACGGATTTCACTGAGGACCTCAAGAAATTCGACGTGCCGACGCTCATCGTGCACGGGGACGACGACCAGATCGTGCCCATCGGGGCTGCGGCCCTCCGCTCATCGAAGCTGGTGAGGAACTCGACCCTGAAGATCTACGCCGGGGCGCCCCACGGGCTCACGGACACGCACAAGGACCGACTCAACGCCGACTTGCTCGGCTTCCTCGAGGCCTGA
- a CDS encoding MBL fold metallo-hydrolase codes for METRTHEIADGIFRFSTLVPDIAGGFTFNQFLIRAREPLLFHTGPRGMFSLVSAAVAKVVPLDTLRWITFGHVEADECGSMNQWLAAAPRSVVAHGGVGVMVSLNDLADRPPRALTDGEVLDLGGKRVRHLDTPHVPHGWEARLLFEETTRTLLCGDLFTHTGDGPAVTAGDIVGPAQKTEELFHATCLTPTTGATIRTLAALEPLTLAVMHGSSFNGDVTGALEALAQYYDRQLRDAGAPR; via the coding sequence ATGGAAACGAGAACGCACGAAATCGCCGACGGTATCTTCCGCTTTTCCACACTGGTGCCCGATATCGCGGGCGGATTCACGTTCAACCAGTTTCTGATCCGGGCCCGGGAACCCCTGCTCTTTCACACCGGCCCACGCGGCATGTTTTCTCTGGTGTCGGCGGCCGTGGCGAAGGTCGTGCCCCTCGATACGCTCCGCTGGATCACCTTCGGCCACGTGGAGGCGGACGAGTGCGGCTCGATGAACCAGTGGCTCGCCGCCGCTCCTCGGTCCGTCGTGGCACACGGCGGGGTGGGCGTGATGGTGTCCCTCAACGACCTGGCTGACCGCCCGCCGCGCGCGCTCACCGACGGCGAGGTCCTCGACCTGGGCGGCAAGCGGGTGCGCCACCTGGATACGCCGCACGTGCCGCACGGCTGGGAGGCGCGACTCTTGTTCGAGGAGACGACCCGCACGCTCCTCTGCGGCGACCTGTTCACGCACACCGGAGACGGGCCCGCCGTGACCGCGGGCGACATCGTGGGCCCCGCGCAGAAGACGGAGGAGCTGTTCCACGCGACCTGTCTAACTCCGACGACCGGCGCCACGATCAGAACCCTCGCCGCGCTCGAGCCGCTCACGCTGGCCGTGATGCACGGCTCCTCCTTCAACGGGGACGTGACCGGCGCCCTGGAGGCGCTCGCCCAGTACTACGACCGCCAGCTTCGGGACGCCGGAGCTCCAAGGTAG
- a CDS encoding iron-sulfur cluster-binding domain-containing protein — translation MRLRSYLRLLEDARPVVRTLRQAYGTPQPSETPPYEREQARQVTDRLHPGWIVVRVVRIRVETLCTRTLVLKARRGALPAFAPGQYVNVFVEVRGVRTSRPMSISAPPRADGTMELTIKRKPGGFVSEHLVDHLKVGDALAVSGPEGDLPFQPARDGKDLVFIAAGSGVTPFMGMLEDLARRWPEVRLALLYGSRTAEAIIFRDRLEALARRGRLRLRHAVSRPSLGWAGERGRIDPPMLRRFLHGESLDGKTFFVCGPPELDRTVTRALEAAGVPGGRIRAESSGSPEAITGRSDWPVGLRANQVFMVRIEGHAAPIAARAGEPLLSSLERAGLSVPVLCRSGVCGSCRTRLTEGAVVRSVRAGQRASESAAGYIHACVSHPVSDLRVALLPASPRVP, via the coding sequence ATGAGGCTCCGCAGCTATCTCCGCCTGCTCGAGGACGCGCGACCCGTCGTCCGCACGCTGCGGCAGGCCTACGGGACGCCGCAGCCGTCCGAGACGCCGCCCTACGAACGAGAGCAGGCCCGGCAGGTGACCGACCGGCTGCACCCGGGGTGGATCGTGGTTCGCGTGGTCCGGATCCGCGTCGAGACGCTCTGCACGCGAACGCTGGTGCTGAAGGCCCGTCGCGGCGCGCTGCCGGCCTTTGCTCCCGGTCAGTACGTGAACGTCTTCGTGGAGGTGCGCGGGGTCCGGACCAGCCGGCCGATGAGCATCTCCGCCCCGCCGCGGGCCGACGGTACGATGGAGCTGACCATCAAGCGCAAGCCAGGCGGCTTCGTCTCCGAGCACCTCGTGGACCACCTGAAGGTGGGGGACGCGCTCGCCGTCTCGGGCCCCGAAGGAGACCTTCCTTTTCAGCCCGCCCGGGACGGCAAGGACCTGGTCTTCATCGCGGCGGGCAGCGGCGTCACGCCGTTCATGGGCATGCTCGAAGACCTCGCCCGGCGCTGGCCCGAGGTGCGCCTGGCCCTGCTCTACGGCAGCCGCACGGCGGAGGCCATCATCTTCCGCGATCGTCTGGAGGCGCTCGCCCGCCGGGGGAGGCTGCGGCTGCGGCACGCCGTCTCGAGACCCAGCCTCGGCTGGGCCGGCGAGCGTGGCCGCATCGATCCGCCCATGCTCCGACGCTTTCTTCACGGGGAATCGCTCGACGGAAAGACCTTCTTCGTCTGCGGTCCGCCGGAGCTCGATCGGACCGTCACGCGGGCGCTCGAAGCGGCCGGCGTCCCCGGCGGTCGGATCCGCGCGGAGTCGTCGGGCTCCCCCGAGGCGATCACGGGCCGCTCCGACTGGCCGGTCGGACTCCGGGCCAACCAGGTCTTCATGGTCCGGATCGAGGGACACGCGGCGCCCATCGCCGCTCGGGCCGGGGAACCCCTGCTCAGCTCGCTCGAGCGCGCCGGCCTCTCGGTCCCGGTCCTCTGCCGCTCCGGTGTTTGCGGCTCGTGCCGCACCCGCCTGACGGAGGGAGCGGTCGTGCGATCGGTTCGCGCGGGACAGCGCGCGTCCGAGAGCGCGGCCGGGTACATTCACGCGTGCGTTTCACACCCGGTGAGCGACCTTCGCGTCGCGCTGCTGCCCGCCTCTCCGCGGGTCCCCTGA
- a CDS encoding NAD(P)/FAD-dependent oxidoreductase: MKTYDAVVIGAGLGGLSAAARLARAGFSVRLLERHVQPGGYATTFFRDPFEFEVSLHELCDIGPPERRGSLYRSLEELGVAERVEFLQLPILYRTVAPGLDLRVPVGREPALQALISAFPGERRGLRRLWDQLFGIVDELRQLNARQGAASAPHRVLSTLLRYPRLAHAATVPLAAILDRALEDPWARLAVTQLWTYFGLPPSQLSLLLFAGGLACYLETGASYPVGKSQRLSNAFVEVIEEAGGEVSLGCGAKQILCRAGRVIGVVTDHGEELATDAVVANANPITTAFDLIGRDLVPEAFLHRLAAARPSLSTVCVYLGLSKSSEELGLVDHEVFLNHHVDVEKQYASAFEAALPDPLLITAYNATDPAFSPPGTSVVALTVLADGERWAAVPASEYPELKRTLAERMVSRATELYPGLRDSIQVCVASTPVTNMRYTGNVGGAIYGFANTPAENPAFRLDQRGPLGGLWFAGAWTRPGGGYAPCVASGCAAAEAILAERGAALPVAASQGAR, from the coding sequence ATGAAGACCTACGATGCGGTGGTGATCGGGGCAGGACTCGGTGGGCTCTCGGCCGCCGCGCGGCTCGCGCGCGCCGGATTCTCGGTGCGGCTGCTCGAGCGTCACGTCCAGCCCGGGGGCTATGCCACCACCTTCTTCCGCGACCCCTTCGAGTTCGAGGTTTCGCTCCACGAGCTCTGCGACATCGGCCCCCCCGAACGCCGCGGGTCCCTCTACCGCAGTCTGGAGGAGCTCGGGGTGGCCGAGCGGGTGGAATTCCTGCAGCTCCCCATTCTCTACCGGACCGTCGCCCCCGGGCTCGACCTCCGGGTGCCCGTGGGCCGCGAGCCGGCCCTGCAGGCTCTGATCTCCGCGTTTCCTGGCGAGCGCCGCGGGCTCCGGCGCCTCTGGGACCAGCTCTTCGGCATCGTGGACGAGCTCCGGCAGCTCAACGCGCGCCAGGGCGCGGCGAGCGCCCCGCATCGCGTCCTCTCCACCCTGCTCCGCTACCCGCGTCTCGCGCACGCGGCGACCGTGCCGCTGGCCGCGATCCTGGATCGCGCGCTCGAGGACCCGTGGGCCCGGCTGGCCGTCACGCAGCTCTGGACCTACTTCGGGTTGCCCCCCTCGCAGCTCTCGCTCTTGCTCTTCGCCGGGGGTCTGGCCTGCTATCTCGAGACGGGCGCCTCCTACCCGGTCGGCAAGTCGCAGCGCCTCTCGAACGCCTTCGTCGAGGTCATCGAGGAGGCCGGCGGCGAGGTGAGCCTGGGCTGCGGCGCGAAGCAGATCCTCTGCCGGGCGGGACGCGTCATCGGCGTGGTGACCGACCACGGCGAAGAGCTGGCCACTGACGCGGTGGTGGCCAACGCCAATCCGATCACCACCGCCTTCGACCTGATCGGTCGCGATCTGGTGCCCGAGGCGTTTCTCCATCGACTCGCCGCGGCGCGCCCGAGTCTCTCCACGGTCTGCGTCTACCTCGGCCTCTCGAAGAGCTCGGAGGAGCTCGGCCTGGTGGACCACGAGGTCTTCTTGAACCACCACGTCGACGTCGAGAAGCAGTACGCGAGCGCGTTCGAGGCGGCGTTGCCCGATCCGTTGCTGATCACCGCGTACAACGCGACCGACCCTGCGTTCTCCCCCCCCGGGACCTCCGTCGTGGCCTTGACGGTGCTGGCCGACGGCGAACGGTGGGCCGCCGTGCCCGCCAGCGAGTACCCCGAGCTCAAGCGCACGCTCGCGGAGCGCATGGTCTCTCGCGCCACCGAGCTCTACCCCGGGCTTCGGGACAGCATCCAGGTCTGCGTCGCCTCGACCCCCGTCACGAACATGCGCTACACCGGCAACGTCGGGGGAGCCATCTACGGCTTCGCCAACACGCCCGCCGAGAATCCCGCGTTCCGGCTCGACCAACGCGGCCCACTCGGGGGTCTATGGTTTGCGGGCGCCTGGACGCGACCGGGCGGTGGCTACGCGCCGTGCGTGGCCTCGGGCTGCGCCGCCGCCGAGGCGATTCTGGCCGAACGAGGGGCCGCACTTCCCGTGGCCGCGAGCCAGGGTGCGCGATGA